A window of the Tunturibacter empetritectus genome harbors these coding sequences:
- a CDS encoding FUSC family protein, which translates to MVETSFFGTISSLGRKLWEDLQPTPGRLNSSLRIVLATIIALILMLVWQMPSIYIGMYFIFLIGRDSPAISFRTGLISLLTVVAAIAVELAVVILSDNDPMARVLSVAVVTFIAGVLVASTNFPVLGSTWGLIFCTVIGNWEKHAPADRLVKGSLWLIATLAVAIGVSVLVEYLFGDRDPAKKLEAQRKIRYQALEKMFTAYAQGGTPEQRYAAAIPVSRLAIAGSTGMLELYNKIAERDLDTGTLPPGTRLRVTMLAQIMNVSAAFGLQNTGKDSPELRRRCGIIAEQCRELIPVFVPTIEKRLRFMPENSVTLLDRVEAALHALLTMPSDAAEMGNKELVAMPVRKAPFFIPDAVGRNDTLAFGLKISLCATLCYVLYNAVNWPGISTAVITVVVTGLSSSGAIKQKLFFRVLGSIVGGLILGLGAISLLFPHMDSITSLVILIGSVAFISAWTAAAPRFNYVGLQIAFSFYLVAFEDFSAPTELAPARDHLIGVLLALLVMWFVFDQIWPVRTVTVMRQSLAGVLKSVASFLRLIEPHHVQKDLLQQADALRDQVGKTVIALRSMNDAVDYEFGVDRELHVRSSLMILRTSLTAGTLFWNQLAVLYSERDKDFLTEPDLIEMRRRLAESIDELAEGVVKKTLPVTAPATALIPPAMLNDPRYGEYSRNTIARFEELQAFARMLSHEV; encoded by the coding sequence ATGGTGGAGACATCTTTCTTCGGGACGATCTCGTCTCTGGGGCGAAAGCTCTGGGAGGATCTACAACCCACGCCTGGGCGGCTCAACAGCTCTCTTCGTATCGTACTTGCGACCATAATCGCCCTGATCCTCATGCTTGTCTGGCAGATGCCGTCGATCTACATCGGCATGTATTTTATCTTCCTCATCGGGCGCGACAGCCCTGCAATTTCTTTTCGAACCGGTCTGATCTCGTTGCTCACCGTTGTAGCCGCAATTGCAGTTGAGCTTGCGGTTGTCATTCTCAGTGACAACGATCCGATGGCCCGCGTACTGAGCGTCGCAGTCGTTACCTTCATTGCAGGCGTGCTCGTGGCCTCTACCAACTTCCCGGTTCTCGGATCAACGTGGGGCCTGATCTTCTGTACTGTGATTGGGAATTGGGAGAAGCATGCGCCTGCGGACAGGTTAGTCAAAGGCTCGCTCTGGCTGATTGCGACGCTTGCAGTCGCGATCGGCGTTTCCGTTCTGGTGGAGTACCTCTTCGGGGATCGCGACCCCGCGAAGAAATTAGAAGCGCAGCGCAAGATCCGATACCAGGCGCTGGAAAAGATGTTCACCGCTTACGCTCAAGGGGGGACCCCAGAGCAACGATACGCCGCAGCGATTCCCGTCTCTCGCCTCGCGATAGCTGGCTCAACCGGAATGCTTGAGCTATACAACAAAATTGCGGAACGAGATCTCGATACCGGAACCCTGCCTCCGGGCACGCGCTTGCGCGTCACGATGCTGGCCCAGATCATGAATGTTTCCGCTGCTTTTGGCCTGCAGAATACTGGGAAAGATAGTCCGGAGCTAAGACGGCGTTGTGGAATTATCGCGGAACAGTGTCGTGAATTGATCCCGGTTTTCGTTCCAACGATCGAAAAGCGTTTGCGATTCATGCCCGAGAACTCTGTGACATTGCTGGATCGAGTCGAAGCTGCCCTTCATGCCCTTCTGACAATGCCTTCCGACGCCGCCGAAATGGGCAACAAAGAGTTGGTTGCGATGCCCGTAAGAAAGGCGCCTTTTTTCATTCCAGATGCGGTCGGCAGAAACGACACACTCGCATTTGGACTGAAGATTAGCCTCTGCGCGACCCTCTGTTATGTCCTCTATAACGCCGTGAACTGGCCGGGAATTTCAACTGCAGTGATTACCGTTGTCGTCACCGGCCTGAGTAGCAGCGGTGCGATAAAACAAAAACTTTTCTTCCGTGTCTTGGGTTCGATTGTTGGCGGTCTTATCCTTGGCCTTGGAGCGATTTCTCTTCTCTTTCCACATATGGATTCGATCACGTCGCTGGTCATACTCATCGGATCGGTTGCCTTTATCTCAGCCTGGACAGCCGCGGCTCCAAGATTCAATTACGTAGGCTTGCAGATCGCGTTCTCGTTTTACCTTGTGGCGTTTGAAGATTTTAGTGCTCCTACCGAACTCGCGCCCGCACGGGACCACCTTATCGGCGTACTCCTCGCACTTCTGGTCATGTGGTTTGTCTTCGACCAGATCTGGCCAGTGCGCACTGTCACAGTCATGCGTCAGAGCCTCGCAGGCGTTCTCAAAAGCGTCGCGAGCTTCCTCCGTCTCATCGAACCTCATCATGTTCAGAAAGATCTGCTTCAACAAGCGGATGCCCTGCGGGATCAGGTCGGGAAGACAGTCATAGCGCTTCGATCAATGAACGATGCTGTAGATTACGAGTTCGGCGTAGACCGGGAACTCCATGTCCGCTCAAGCCTGATGATTCTCAGAACATCTCTCACTGCAGGGACACTCTTTTGGAATCAATTAGCAGTTCTCTACAGCGAACGAGACAAAGATTTTCTGACGGAACCTGACCTCATAGAAATGCGCCGAAGACTGGCGGAGTCTATTGATGAGCTGGCCGAAGGGGTTGTGAAAAAGACGCTTCCCGTGACGGCCCCCGCGACTGCTCTTATACCTCCAGCGATGCTGAATGATCCGCGCTATGGAGAATACTCCCGTAACACGATTGCGCGTTTCGAGGAGCTTCAGGCGTTCGCCCGAATGCTAAGTCACGAAGTCTAA
- a CDS encoding glycoside hydrolase family 9 protein codes for MAQLNVVVDQVGYETRAPKSAIVVGTGRDHPEKFSLVDTVSGKIVSTGRLTPKGPVDSWGDRVFWTADFSSWRVVGHYAIEIQSAAGEVRSCPFDIDDDLLERNTLSNIVFYFKGQRASGLMDRADRHLPLPAGQPGFVDVHGGWYDATGDYGIHLSHQNPTSYFNPQQVPLVAWSLLKSYRVLEERHDDNFSEYLRRMLDEGLFGADFLVRMKRPDGSFFESINAPGKDKLPQDRVIGNPNWRTQIKKSASDSTERIQTAEGPHAYEASFRAGGGMAIAALALASTMPFDGDLPRAEYLRAAEEAFQFLDAHNRELLNDGKENILDDYCALMAATELYRATRKDVYRLTADQRALHLMERLATAEGRRDFWRADDGSRPYFHPSDAGLPVISLLEYAQVAAPATQRRVRDAVERSLRFELAVTAEVSNPFGYARQLVRMRDGRVRTAFFFPHDTEAAPWWQGEDARLASLAAAARMAAPFFADDPAFQSQLQEYAWNQLHWILGRNPFDASMLMGSGHGNAPYMFFHSYKYTSAPGSILNGITAAADDEDGIAFNEGYAVTGKDEDWRWTEQWLPHAAWYLYAVSLPHS; via the coding sequence ATGGCACAGCTAAACGTTGTGGTTGACCAGGTTGGCTATGAGACTCGGGCGCCTAAGAGCGCAATCGTAGTCGGGACCGGCCGGGATCATCCGGAGAAATTTTCGCTGGTCGATACGGTCAGCGGCAAGATCGTGTCGACTGGGCGCCTGACTCCCAAGGGCCCGGTAGATTCGTGGGGGGACCGCGTCTTCTGGACTGCAGACTTTTCCTCGTGGCGGGTTGTTGGCCACTACGCGATTGAGATTCAGTCGGCCGCGGGTGAAGTACGATCCTGTCCGTTCGATATTGATGACGATCTTCTCGAACGCAATACGCTGTCTAATATCGTCTTCTACTTCAAAGGACAACGTGCGAGCGGCTTGATGGATCGGGCCGATCGTCATCTTCCTCTGCCTGCTGGCCAGCCAGGCTTTGTCGATGTTCATGGCGGCTGGTACGACGCGACCGGGGACTATGGAATCCACCTCTCTCATCAAAATCCTACCTCCTACTTCAATCCGCAGCAGGTGCCGCTGGTTGCCTGGAGTCTGTTGAAGAGCTATCGGGTTCTCGAAGAACGGCATGACGATAACTTCAGCGAGTACTTGCGGCGAATGCTTGATGAGGGACTCTTTGGGGCGGATTTTCTGGTGCGAATGAAGCGGCCGGACGGTTCTTTCTTCGAGAGCATCAACGCTCCGGGAAAAGATAAGTTGCCGCAGGATCGTGTCATCGGCAACCCGAACTGGCGAACGCAGATCAAGAAGAGTGCGTCAGACTCGACCGAGCGCATACAGACTGCTGAGGGACCACACGCTTACGAAGCGAGCTTTCGCGCGGGAGGAGGCATGGCCATTGCCGCTTTGGCGCTTGCCAGCACCATGCCCTTCGATGGGGATCTGCCTCGAGCCGAATACCTTCGTGCGGCAGAGGAGGCGTTTCAATTTCTCGATGCGCACAATCGCGAGTTGCTGAATGATGGAAAGGAGAACATCCTCGACGACTACTGTGCGTTGATGGCGGCTACTGAGTTGTATCGCGCAACTCGGAAGGACGTCTATCGACTGACAGCGGATCAGCGAGCATTGCACCTGATGGAGCGACTTGCGACAGCTGAGGGGCGTCGTGATTTCTGGCGAGCTGATGATGGCTCGCGACCATACTTTCATCCCTCCGATGCGGGTCTGCCGGTGATTAGCCTGCTCGAATACGCGCAGGTTGCAGCGCCGGCTACACAGCGGCGTGTGCGCGATGCAGTGGAACGATCGCTGCGTTTCGAGCTCGCTGTAACTGCCGAAGTATCCAATCCTTTTGGATACGCCAGACAGTTGGTGCGGATGAGAGACGGTCGAGTCCGCACTGCGTTCTTCTTTCCACATGACACGGAGGCAGCGCCGTGGTGGCAGGGCGAAGATGCACGGTTGGCCTCGCTGGCAGCCGCTGCGCGCATGGCAGCTCCGTTCTTTGCTGACGACCCAGCCTTCCAGTCACAACTTCAGGAGTATGCCTGGAACCAGTTGCACTGGATTCTCGGGCGAAATCCGTTTGACGCCAGCATGCTGATGGGAAGCGGTCATGGGAACGCACCGTATATGTTCTTCCATTCCTACAAGTACACAAGCGCTCCGGGTTCGATCCTCAACGGTATTACTGCGGCTGCCGACGATGAAGATGGCATCGCCTTCAACGAGGGATATGCGGTGACGGGCAAGGATGAAGACTGGCGTTGGACCGAGCAGTGGCTTCCCCATGCTGCGTGGTATTTATATGCCGTCAGCCTTCCACACTCCTGA
- a CDS encoding TonB-dependent receptor: MHKGLKLGFRCLSALALVIMTCLPAFAQTITGSITGTVTDPTGAVVAGAKVTATNVLTGVATPTVTNPSGIYSLHFLQIGQYKVTVESTSFSPQSTTVFSLEVDQEARVNVALKVGGTNSNVVVTDTAPILNTENATTGDTITAAAATELPLQSRNFSSLTLLVAGAISPNPQALDNVGRGQYNGGFFVNGNREQGNNYTLDGADINEAIDNYIGYSPNVDALGEVRIITGNSTAEYGNANGGQVVMVTKSGTNQFHGNAFFFGENQNLNANTWAAKLTGAPRAPFNRAMFGGTLGGPIFKDKLFFFVDYQGARQHFSTVENRTVVSAADRTLPGITNPAAIYLFAHPEVYPEPNAVTNSSVNYVGSSGQATVNDQGDAKIDWRATNRDTLSGRFSIGREHDGFSKVALPTDIPTNSNDPYTGFIVNWTHVFSTSIVNEARAGYGRTRYIQTPTDVSGNWGVTGNAKLGIPGTQLVPGFSTLVIGDGPNSGFVDDIGAPSTQDGNGAYGGIDSDSIVNAYTYGDNLTWQHGKQTIKFGVQVLRYQENRYYSGNDGTLGFFNFNKSVDDFLHDSVTNEGQGALTGRWGQRQYRDAAFVQDDYKLSSNLTINLGLRWEYDQPYTEVNNKQANISLTTGAITNAGVNGAPRALYNAYWAGFMPRLGFAWSPEALHEKFVLRGGYGITNFLEGTGANLRLTLNPPFFVDASCTVGLPCANGGPLSITQGFYRPANPSVYAGNVRAWQPNLKPALIQQFNLTSEYQLDNFTSLTVAYLGQNGNHLVDPREGNQRACFSCALPITTLSLLNPALSQITNISYTESEAVMNYNSLQVTGRRRLSHGLEFLANWTYSKGLSNNLGYYGASGGAGDSQSAYWQDAYNGRADYGPEFFDSRHNISVSGYYELPFGRGRQFASSINRFVDEAIGGWKFSTIMSFHTGFPITINSDSEYSTQVNARASRANHLRPLKVVGRTSHNWFGTDPSAITCPNDTDNGICAYSAESAFSFGNAAVGTERAPSYQQVDLSLSKDFAITEGSHLEFRSDFLNAFNMVSLSPPSNTATVLGNSIGQISNTVNEPRNIQLALKFVF, translated from the coding sequence ATGCACAAAGGACTCAAACTCGGCTTCCGTTGTCTTTCAGCGTTAGCGCTGGTCATCATGACCTGTCTACCAGCGTTCGCACAGACCATTACCGGTTCCATTACTGGTACCGTGACCGATCCAACCGGAGCCGTCGTAGCGGGCGCTAAGGTAACCGCTACTAACGTCCTGACAGGCGTGGCCACTCCGACCGTGACCAATCCGAGCGGCATCTACTCGCTCCATTTTTTGCAGATCGGACAATATAAGGTCACCGTAGAGTCCACCAGCTTCTCTCCTCAAAGCACGACTGTCTTTTCGCTTGAGGTCGATCAGGAAGCCAGGGTCAACGTAGCGTTGAAGGTCGGCGGAACAAACAGCAACGTCGTCGTCACGGACACTGCCCCCATCCTGAACACCGAGAACGCGACTACCGGCGACACGATCACAGCGGCAGCAGCGACAGAGTTGCCTCTGCAGAGCCGCAACTTCTCTTCGCTTACTCTGCTGGTAGCTGGAGCCATCTCTCCTAATCCGCAGGCTCTCGATAATGTCGGACGGGGCCAGTACAATGGCGGATTCTTCGTCAATGGTAATCGTGAGCAAGGCAACAACTACACCCTCGACGGTGCCGACATCAACGAAGCAATCGACAACTACATCGGCTACAGCCCCAACGTCGACGCGCTCGGCGAAGTCCGAATCATCACTGGAAATTCAACTGCAGAGTACGGCAACGCAAACGGCGGCCAGGTGGTCATGGTCACCAAGAGCGGAACGAATCAGTTTCACGGCAACGCTTTCTTCTTCGGCGAGAACCAGAATCTGAATGCAAATACATGGGCTGCAAAACTAACCGGTGCGCCACGCGCTCCATTCAACCGTGCCATGTTCGGTGGCACTCTCGGCGGTCCCATCTTCAAAGACAAGCTCTTCTTTTTTGTGGACTACCAGGGAGCTCGCCAGCATTTCTCCACCGTCGAAAACCGAACCGTCGTCTCTGCCGCGGACCGCACGTTGCCCGGCATTACTAATCCAGCAGCAATCTATCTCTTCGCTCACCCAGAGGTTTATCCAGAGCCAAATGCCGTAACGAACTCGTCCGTAAACTACGTCGGCTCATCGGGCCAGGCCACAGTCAACGATCAGGGCGACGCGAAGATCGACTGGCGCGCAACCAATCGCGACACGCTCTCTGGCCGCTTCTCCATCGGACGGGAACACGACGGCTTCTCCAAAGTCGCTCTACCTACGGATATCCCCACCAATAGCAACGATCCATATACCGGCTTCATCGTGAACTGGACGCATGTCTTCTCTACCAGCATCGTCAACGAAGCGCGTGCGGGTTACGGCCGGACACGTTATATCCAGACGCCTACCGATGTCTCTGGAAATTGGGGCGTCACCGGCAACGCAAAGCTCGGCATCCCGGGAACCCAGCTCGTCCCCGGGTTCAGCACTCTTGTGATCGGAGACGGGCCAAACTCCGGCTTTGTCGATGACATCGGTGCACCATCAACCCAGGACGGAAACGGAGCGTACGGCGGAATTGACAGTGACAGCATCGTGAATGCGTACACCTACGGCGACAACCTCACCTGGCAGCATGGCAAGCAAACGATAAAGTTCGGTGTGCAGGTCCTGCGCTATCAGGAGAACCGATACTACTCCGGCAACGACGGCACGTTGGGTTTCTTCAACTTCAACAAGTCGGTCGACGACTTTTTGCATGACAGCGTTACGAACGAGGGCCAAGGCGCTCTAACCGGCCGCTGGGGTCAGCGTCAGTATCGCGATGCCGCCTTTGTGCAGGATGACTACAAACTCAGCTCCAACCTGACCATCAACCTTGGTCTCCGCTGGGAGTACGATCAGCCCTACACCGAAGTCAACAACAAGCAGGCAAACATTAGCCTCACGACTGGCGCAATCACAAATGCTGGCGTCAATGGTGCGCCTCGCGCTCTCTACAACGCTTATTGGGCAGGGTTCATGCCAAGGCTCGGCTTCGCCTGGTCGCCTGAGGCGCTCCACGAGAAATTTGTTCTTCGCGGTGGATACGGCATCACGAACTTCCTCGAAGGAACAGGAGCAAATCTTCGCTTGACTCTCAATCCGCCTTTCTTCGTCGATGCGTCATGCACGGTCGGTCTTCCCTGCGCCAACGGAGGTCCACTGTCTATCACCCAGGGATTCTATCGGCCAGCTAATCCATCTGTTTATGCCGGCAACGTTCGCGCATGGCAACCAAATCTGAAGCCAGCTCTCATCCAGCAGTTCAACCTCACCTCGGAGTATCAACTGGATAACTTCACCTCGCTCACTGTTGCTTATCTCGGGCAAAATGGTAACCATCTGGTAGACCCGCGGGAAGGCAACCAGCGCGCCTGCTTTTCCTGCGCTTTACCAATCACGACGTTGTCACTGCTCAACCCGGCACTCAGCCAGATTACAAATATCAGCTACACAGAGTCCGAAGCTGTCATGAATTACAACTCATTACAGGTAACCGGACGACGTCGCCTTAGCCACGGCCTCGAGTTCCTCGCCAACTGGACCTATAGCAAGGGATTGAGCAATAACCTCGGTTACTACGGTGCTAGCGGCGGCGCTGGCGATTCACAGAGTGCCTACTGGCAGGATGCATACAACGGACGCGCCGACTATGGTCCGGAGTTCTTCGATTCCCGTCACAACATCTCCGTCTCCGGCTACTACGAGTTGCCCTTCGGTCGTGGACGCCAGTTTGCAAGTAGCATCAACCGCTTTGTAGACGAAGCCATCGGAGGCTGGAAGTTCAGCACTATTATGAGCTTCCATACCGGCTTCCCCATCACCATCAACTCGGACTCCGAATACTCCACTCAGGTCAATGCTCGGGCCTCTCGTGCCAATCACCTTCGCCCTCTAAAGGTAGTTGGAAGAACTTCGCATAATTGGTTTGGAACGGATCCTTCGGCCATCACCTGTCCAAACGACACAGACAACGGGATCTGTGCCTACAGTGCAGAGAGCGCGTTCAGCTTCGGCAACGCAGCCGTTGGAACGGAACGCGCACCGAGTTACCAACAGGTTGACCTGTCTCTCTCGAAAGACTTTGCAATCACTGAAGGAAGCCACCTCGAGTTCCGCAGCGACTTCCTGAATGCCTTCAACATGGTGAGCCTCTCTCCGCCGAGCAACACCGCCACTGTTCTGGGGAACTCGATTGGACAGATCTCCAACACAGTCAACGAACCACGTAATATCCAACTCGCTCTGAAGTTCGTCTTCTAA
- a CDS encoding glycoside hydrolase family 18 protein, whose protein sequence is MYIVVSSAHNWSVVWDKFIKGHYSFSKLRMSHTLSHGLFILALFMCASVTSHAAASPTQKQEIIAYIFPKDRTIAPGEVSAEKLTRINYAFADLQNGKIVEGFPHDAENFAALNALKHANPSLTVLVSVGGWTWSGNFSDMALTRQRRKIFIESTVQFIEKYKLDGLDVDWEYPGMTGDNHRFRPEDKQNYTLLLKELRARFNHEEKKLHRHLVTSIATGASTEFLEYTKMSKVQKYVDTVNLMSYDYYVPSWDKTTGHHAPLFTNPVDPKKISADRTIHEYESAGVPAKKLVLGVPFYGKSWTQVPDQNHGLFQPGKEAPDTYRPYSSLTSLQSSGYIRYWDAQASAPTLYNPDTQTFISYEDPESLKKKCEYVVDHKLAGIMFWEYSGDSANALLDSIDTGLQHHPATATESK, encoded by the coding sequence ATGTACATCGTCGTCAGTTCAGCTCATAACTGGTCAGTAGTCTGGGATAAATTCATTAAGGGCCACTACAGTTTTTCGAAACTCCGAATGAGTCATACTCTCTCGCACGGATTATTTATCCTCGCGCTGTTTATGTGCGCTTCTGTCACTTCTCACGCTGCAGCTTCTCCCACACAAAAGCAGGAGATCATCGCATATATTTTTCCAAAAGACAGAACCATCGCGCCGGGAGAAGTATCGGCAGAAAAATTGACGCGGATCAACTACGCCTTCGCCGATCTCCAGAATGGAAAAATCGTCGAAGGCTTCCCGCACGACGCGGAAAACTTTGCTGCGCTCAATGCTCTCAAGCACGCCAACCCGTCTCTTACCGTATTGGTTTCTGTTGGCGGATGGACATGGTCGGGCAACTTCTCCGATATGGCTCTCACGAGGCAACGCAGAAAGATCTTCATTGAAAGCACCGTCCAATTCATAGAAAAATACAAACTGGATGGCCTCGATGTCGACTGGGAGTATCCCGGAATGACCGGTGACAATCATCGGTTTCGCCCCGAGGACAAGCAAAACTACACCCTTCTGCTCAAAGAGCTACGGGCACGATTCAATCACGAAGAGAAGAAACTTCATCGTCACCTCGTAACATCTATCGCAACCGGGGCGTCCACAGAGTTCCTCGAATATACCAAAATGTCTAAGGTGCAAAAGTACGTGGACACCGTCAACCTGATGTCCTACGACTACTACGTTCCGAGTTGGGATAAGACCACCGGACACCATGCACCGCTCTTCACCAATCCAGTCGATCCAAAAAAAATCTCCGCCGACCGTACAATTCACGAGTATGAGAGTGCCGGCGTACCCGCGAAAAAACTAGTGCTTGGCGTGCCCTTCTATGGAAAGAGCTGGACTCAGGTTCCCGATCAAAATCACGGACTCTTTCAGCCGGGCAAGGAAGCGCCCGACACCTATCGCCCGTACAGTTCTCTAACCAGCTTGCAGAGCAGCGGCTACATTCGATACTGGGATGCGCAAGCTTCTGCCCCCACTCTATACAATCCGGACACGCAGACCTTCATATCCTATGAAGACCCTGAATCGCTAAAGAAGAAATGTGAGTATGTGGTTGACCACAAACTAGCCGGCATCATGTTCTGGGAGTACTCCGGCGATTCTGCCAACGCCCTCTTAGATTCGATCGATACCGGTCTTCAGCATCATCCCGCCACGGCAACGGAGTCCAAATGA
- a CDS encoding DUF5009 domain-containing protein, giving the protein MNSTIQLPVTGVTSSARASRVASIDIFRGLTMTLMIFVNELAEVKGLPWWNYHAPAKVDAMTYVDMVFPAFLFILGTTIPIALEHRIRKNPSLPALWLHVILRTIALIVLGLILANAELGSRSLMGIDPMLWTILALLGAILYWNVYSRSDHHKTLFRTLRFSGLALMIVMFAIFRRTTLDGHAAWISTSYPEILGLLGYTYLAVSILYIATRRWRRASLVWFIAMTALCVASTAKWIPFPGHIPLYVWPFGNGAMASIALAGVVTSGIFVDSRGLYPTTLRQKLIAAISFGSITLLCGWLLTPLGISKIRATPTWCLYSIGCSVLLFTPLYWVCDVRRAVRWAAFTRPAGENTLLTYLLPDLYFFIASAAGFTYFTEHANYGFAGVLRCLIFTALILALADLLTRWKLRLQI; this is encoded by the coding sequence ATGAACTCCACAATACAGCTGCCTGTGACGGGCGTGACTAGTTCAGCCCGCGCCAGCCGCGTCGCATCCATCGACATCTTTCGCGGACTCACGATGACTCTCATGATCTTTGTCAACGAGTTGGCCGAAGTCAAAGGTCTTCCCTGGTGGAACTATCACGCCCCCGCAAAGGTCGACGCCATGACCTACGTCGATATGGTGTTCCCAGCTTTCCTATTCATCCTTGGGACGACAATCCCTATTGCCCTCGAACACCGCATCCGTAAAAACCCATCGCTGCCTGCTCTCTGGCTTCATGTGATCCTGCGGACCATCGCCTTGATCGTCCTCGGCCTGATTCTTGCAAACGCAGAGCTTGGTAGCCGTTCGCTGATGGGGATCGATCCAATGCTGTGGACCATCCTCGCGCTGCTCGGTGCCATCCTTTATTGGAACGTATACAGCCGCTCCGACCACCACAAAACGCTATTTCGCACTCTGCGGTTTTCCGGTCTGGCTTTGATGATCGTAATGTTCGCTATCTTCCGCAGAACGACGCTCGACGGACACGCCGCATGGATCAGCACCTCTTATCCAGAGATCCTGGGATTGCTCGGATACACCTACCTCGCCGTCTCAATTCTGTACATCGCAACGCGTCGATGGCGCCGGGCATCTCTCGTATGGTTTATCGCTATGACGGCTCTCTGCGTTGCATCAACCGCAAAGTGGATTCCATTCCCGGGCCATATTCCCCTCTACGTCTGGCCATTCGGCAACGGAGCCATGGCATCAATCGCATTGGCAGGCGTCGTCACCTCGGGCATCTTTGTGGATAGCCGCGGCCTCTACCCGACCACACTTCGACAAAAATTGATCGCCGCCATCTCTTTCGGCAGCATCACGCTCCTATGCGGATGGCTTTTGACTCCCTTGGGCATCTCGAAGATCCGCGCCACGCCAACATGGTGCCTCTACAGCATCGGTTGCAGCGTCCTGCTATTCACGCCGCTCTACTGGGTCTGCGATGTCCGGCGCGCAGTGCGCTGGGCTGCATTCACGCGCCCTGCCGGCGAGAACACGCTTCTCACCTACCTGCTCCCTGACCTTTATTTCTTCATCGCATCGGCGGCTGGCTTCACATACTTTACCGAGCACGCCAACTACGGCTTCGCAGGCGTACTGAGATGTCTGATCTTTACAGCATTGATCCTGGCACTGGCTGACCTTCTAACAAGATGGAAGCTAAGACTTCAGATCTAA
- a CDS encoding acyl-CoA dehydrogenase: protein MFGLTDEQKQLQSAVRAFAEGEVAPHVSEWDEKSEFPHEVVKKLGEMGLLGVIFPESLGGAGMGYVEYVLAIEELSRVDGSVGIIVAAHNSLCTNHIMLGGNEEQRKRWIPKLASGQWLGAWGLTEPGSGSDAGGARTTAVKQGDKWVLNGSKTFITNGTYANCAVVLAVTDKEKGTRGGISAFVVERGTKGFRSGRKENKLGLRASDTAELIFEDCEVPAENLVGKEGDGFKDAMRVLDGGRISIAALSLGMARGALDAAMKYAQERRQFGKAISEFQAIQFKLADMATELDAAWLLTMRAAQMKDAGKKVTLESAMAKLYASEAACRICDEGVQIHGGYGFIKDYPAEKFYRDVRLCPIGEGTSEIQRMVIARELLGKSPSRG from the coding sequence ATGTTTGGGTTGACCGATGAGCAGAAGCAGTTGCAGAGTGCAGTTCGAGCCTTTGCTGAGGGAGAAGTTGCGCCGCATGTCTCGGAGTGGGACGAGAAGAGCGAGTTTCCGCACGAGGTGGTGAAGAAGCTTGGAGAGATGGGTTTGTTAGGCGTGATCTTTCCTGAGTCGCTGGGTGGAGCAGGCATGGGCTACGTGGAGTATGTGCTGGCGATTGAGGAGCTCTCGCGGGTGGACGGGAGTGTCGGAATTATCGTCGCGGCGCATAATTCGTTGTGCACGAATCACATCATGCTGGGTGGAAACGAGGAGCAGAGGAAGCGGTGGATTCCGAAGCTGGCGAGCGGGCAGTGGCTTGGTGCATGGGGTTTGACGGAGCCGGGATCGGGTTCGGATGCGGGTGGGGCGCGCACTACGGCGGTGAAGCAGGGCGACAAGTGGGTGTTGAATGGGAGTAAGACGTTCATCACCAATGGAACCTATGCAAACTGCGCTGTGGTGCTGGCGGTAACGGATAAGGAGAAGGGAACGCGTGGCGGAATCTCGGCGTTTGTGGTGGAGCGGGGTACGAAGGGATTTCGGTCGGGGCGCAAGGAGAACAAGCTGGGGCTGCGTGCGAGCGATACGGCAGAGTTGATCTTTGAGGACTGCGAGGTTCCAGCGGAGAACCTGGTTGGGAAAGAGGGCGACGGTTTCAAAGATGCGATGCGCGTGCTGGATGGCGGCAGAATCTCGATTGCGGCGCTGAGCCTGGGAATGGCACGTGGTGCGCTCGATGCGGCAATGAAGTATGCGCAGGAGCGGCGACAGTTTGGGAAGGCGATCAGCGAGTTTCAGGCGATCCAGTTCAAGCTGGCCGATATGGCGACGGAGTTGGATGCGGCGTGGTTGTTGACGATGCGCGCGGCGCAGATGAAGGACGCAGGCAAAAAGGTGACGCTGGAGTCTGCGATGGCGAAGCTGTATGCGAGTGAGGCGGCTTGCAGGATCTGCGACGAGGGTGTGCAGATTCATGGAGGATATGGGTTCATCAAGGACTATCCGGCAGAGAAGTTTTATCGAGATGTGAGGCTGTGTCCCATTGGTGAGGGAACGAGCGAGATTCAGCGGATGGTGATTGCACGCGAGCTGCTTGGGAAGAGTCCCAGCCGTGGCTAG